Within Quercus lobata isolate SW786 chromosome 5, ValleyOak3.0 Primary Assembly, whole genome shotgun sequence, the genomic segment ataaaataaccataactattttttcatttatttaagaaaGAGATAAAGTAACgtggaataatgtttaaaagtgatataGAGATAGTGTCCTAATTTTTAGGATATTTCCCTACGTGAAAGTTGATAAAAgttagaaattttgaatttaaaataaaaagtggcaATTCAAATTGGAGAAGGGAAATGAAAAAGTCTATAACTTAGGAacctttttaaaaattgtaagTTACTCTTTTAACctctttgtgtttttaaatttaaaattatttaagtaaaagataggggtattttagacagtttaagaatttgtgtgaggATGTTTTAGAATGCTAAATTATGAAATCCAAATAGAGAATCCTATTATTAGTAGTATAGATATTTGGTAGATGTTTAAATAAATTGTAACGAATATgttaaactaaataaataaattctttcaacaaaaaaatgtaagaaaaaaaagtcgACACACCAATAGTTAATAATTTAGAAATGGTATTCAATTTGTTATATAACACAAAATGAGAAAAGCAATTGTAAAATTATCAAAGGAAAACAGCAACAATAAAGAACTTGATCAGCATTAGGATAAATTATGTGGGAAGCTTTGTACCTCTCATTTTGTCGCAAattcactacaagaaaaaggGGCTATTGCGGTGGGCCAAAACCGCCGCTAAAGGTACATTTGACCTATAACGGCGGGTGCTATTGCGGCGGGCGGTCCGTCAGTGTTGCAATGCCATTATAGGTCAATTGCGGTGGTCGCAAAAAGTGCCACTATAGATATACCTTTTAGTGATGGGTGAAGGTTTATTGCGGCGGGCATAAAACCGCCGCCATACGTGTTCAGAATTCGTGGCATTGACTTTTAGCGGCGGGCAAACAGCGCCGCTATAGACAATCAATCAAAGCAGCTAATTGTACTTTTAGCGGCAGGGTAGAAACGCCGCTATACCGCTATAGGGAATTATTTAAAACATGTACACCTTTAGCGGTGGTTTTTACCCActgctataggttttttttttttttttttaataggggGTTTTAAAACCACACCACATTTCTATTACAAATAATCCTGTAATAATTTTAGCTCCACTGGGACAATATCACAAATTTAACCAAATAACACCACAATTGTCTCAAAACTAACATtatattaacataaaaatatattattaaatacaTAACATTGTTTATAACCATcatcataaaattaacaaaagaaaagatgtgGTCATTTGTACACAGAAAGAGTGCCATCACACATTGCATGATGCAGGGAGTGCCTTCAATCCACAAGGTAGGCGGATtcaataaaatcataatttaaaaaaagatcCTCATTTTATTCCTTAAGCATTTTCATGGACATCCACACAATCAAGagtaatattttgataaatatcatTAAGCAACCAACACATATTTAAGTGTTTGCCAATGATACATGGCACTCAATGCTTGTTATAAAACCACATTAACAACTATGTTGAACTTAGGATACCTCATCAACACAGCTCAACAATTCTTGCAGCAAATTAATATTCACATTAAATTGAAGAAACCAGTGATTCTAAACTCACATTTTGCATATAGGCAGTCCATCATTCCCTTCTCCAAGTCTAGCTACACAACAATGAAAGAAATTGCATAAGTTAGGATTATAATGCAAAGTTACCAAgtcaaaatacataaagttattatttttatttatgcttCCAGAACATATCCTTCAATGCATTAATGGGAAGAGAACAAGCTCTAGAATTGAATAAGGATTTCTATCTcattcttagatttttttttccttctcaattgGTAATTACACACATTCAGTAAGTCATGAACAATAAAAATCTCTCAAACTATGCATTTTTTtgaaccaaacccatttaaattaaaatggaaTAAAACTACTAATCACTCACTTTATTCTGGATAGAGAAATTGATGAAGTTGGTATCTACCAAAACCCGATATGGCAGTCCCATCGAGGTGTTATAATTGAAGAAAAGTGTCGATGAAACCTTCGGCCTATATCGAACAAAATTAAACACGTTACAACACAATATAAACCCTTACAAATCCCAAAGCTCCATACCCAAAATTTAACAccaaaaatctatatatttatataggcttttataaatacttaaaaaattcaaaggaaaactaGATAAATAACTATGGTAAGTTACAGATGTTTTTGAGGGTCAAAACATAGTTGTAGAAGCACCCTAAGTATGTCTTACAACCATAGTACCATACCTATTTCCTTTTTgaaacaaacaccaaaaacaaataaacaaacaaacaaaaaaggcaTTTTACCATATAGTTAGTCTTGAATCATTGTGATATAACTCAGAGTAGAATGTCACCCAGCCATCAAGTCTAGATTTTCTAATATAGCCACAGCACATGctccccacccccaccccccaatatccaatatatatataatgcataAGAATCATGCACCTTCAAATGACAATCAATAGCAACTACAAGTACatattttaatctaataaaCTAAGAATTATTCCAAACACTTCTAGAACATTTTCATCTATTAAAAACCTAGGAGAACtgcttccattttttttttgggtgaggaAATGAGTATTCAAATTAATCATAACCAAACATAAACCTATGctttaacttaccaataaatTATCAGTTCCTTCATTATGCCCAAAAATCTCCCCAATTAATAGTTCTTGTTCAGTGGGGCCACCATACTCCAAACATTTCTTAATAACGTTTGATGCAAATTTATATTGGCTCAGTTGTACAATATGTCCTGACAACTTGCTTATAATCTAGCTTCTTTCATGAGGCTTTCCCCTCTCTAGCACATGCTGATGTAAATCAATAAAACCATTGCATAACCATCCAACAAATGACACAGGAAATATACAAGATAAGGGGTAAAAGAATTTCAGGCACACAACTTAAAGAGTAAAGTACATCCCAAAAAGTCAAATGGCAAGAAGCATTTTTCATTACATACGCCTATAACATAAGAAATACCTGAACCAATACAAGCATCTCAACAATTGCACTAAAAAGGGTCCTTGCATAAGTAAAATAGCTACAGGAATATCTACTTAACTATTCCAATTCAAATTgccaatatattttattttccaaattcgTAGGAATCAACTATTTTCTACTTCacgaatataatatttttggcATCAATATCAAGCATTACtccttttttgtaattttaaatttcctTGTTAGCCACAATCAGCGAAAATGCTCTCTTTATTAAGATGTGAGAACAAATGTGCTGCTTGATCATCATGCATGCATGTAAACATTCATATATCCATCCATgaattaactaataaaaatataattgtacttctgtttttaatgaaaaacattATAATGGCACCACGTCTgaagtttatttttctttgaaagtgTGACCATGACTAGAAATCTAACATACCTTCTTCGTCTTTGCAGacgtaagagagagagaaagaagtgaTAGAGAGACAAAGGGAGAGAGCTTATCGCAAATTAAAAGTTCACTACTTGCACATCCAAgccccaaaaagaaaatttccgCACCTGTCAACATGTCATTAGTGGGACTCTTAACATGCACtcaaaagttacaaaacaaaaatagaaccCTTCACTACAAAGGGGCAACAGGTTAAGGTTACCAATCAAAAtggatttcaaaatttgaaatgccAAACACAAGGCTTAGGAAAAAAGTGAGATCAATGCCACCATGGATTCCACTATAAGTGACCAGGCTTCATTAATTGTACTTATACTATTGGAATAATCAATTCAACAGATATGTATAACCTATGTCGAAGCTAATAATATGAGGTCCTTAGCTGCCCATCCAATCCAATTGTTCGATCAAAGTCTTCAAAACTTTTTGAAGTCTTGGTCAAGTGTAGTAGACACTAGACACTCACACATAATTCATTAAAAGTAGTGGCAGTAAGGGCTTTTATAGTAATTCACAAAACTTGAAtagattttctctctctctccttggaAATCATTGTAAAGCGACTCTCAAAAAGATTATGACTATTGAGTAAAAAAGTAAGCAACAATGGCTTTCGACTTTATGTTTGCAAATGTCAAAAAGATGCAATTTCCCAAAAGGAAGTTCTTTAAGAGACAGCATTCAAAGTTTCATACAATCCCTTTTCAACGACCATGAAACGTGACAATAAAGGATTTACCATTACCCATCCCATATCAAGTAATAAATACTTGAGATATTGATTTATTCACTCaagagtcaaggaattgtacatattaaaaatagcataaaaattaaagaaaaatttacacATTCACTTCAGTAAAATTTTGATACATGAAccatattgttttgaaaatcaaaatgcacaagattgaaaataattataaagtCATTGAAGACCGCAGCTAGCACAGTAGTTTTGAGAGACAGAAAGAGATGTGTAGGTTATGTCAAAGACTCAAAGGTAGAAGATAAGTGCGTGTGAGAAAGAGAAGTGGTCATACGTGTTCCCTATGGCCCTAGAGACCTAGGACCTACCTCATTCGCCAATATTTTCTAATCAACTATTTTGTCTTTGTATTTATCTGAGAGCTTCTCTTTCACACCTGTGCTCCTGTGAGACAAGCAAGATTAAAGGGAAAGTAACTAATAAGAAAGAAGGTACAATTACAAACACTAAATCCATAACTGATTTCACAAACTGAATGTGATAATTGATGTTCACATTATTGTACGACACAAGCTCAAATCTAGGGGAAAAAGTTTACCATCCCCAAGATAGATAAACTTTCTCTTACCCTCCACAGGCTCAGCTTGgattctttcaattattagcCCCTAGTGCCACACAAAACCCAATtagccaaaattcaaaaaaatataaatttataaactcACAATGGATCCACAACAATCAATATCACTCAATAACTAGCAATATTTTTGAGAATACAGAAGAGACTGCATGAAATTAAATGcaatccataaaaaatttcacatcaCAACTACAGCTCAACTCAACTCAATAGATCCCAACTAGCTAGAAACCTAAAAGaatctgaaaaataaattatcataacagcatataattttaatgataaCATGGATGCATCTAACAAGGAAAGAGTTCTGATCATCTAAAATGTAAAAGACCCGCATTGctaacattgaaaattttggaattcagaagcaataatttttaaataagagTGTAATATCATGCCCTTTACTGTAAGTTCTTGATGCTAAACAGTTTATTCTAAGGAGTGTGGTTTCGTTAAACTAACTCAAAACATTGGTaagttattatatttttttggataaaaattagtaattcataaaaaagagtaaaaagggTTGCCAACCTAGTACACGGGAAGTATTCGAAGGAAGTGTCAAAAGAAATAACTGAATAAATATTTGCACAAATTTCTAAAAAGTACAATCCATGAAGTGGAGAAGATTGCTTAGTAAACACTGTCCATTCAAGGCCTTGAAattaagtttataaaaatttaacatgCACAAAACATTAAGTTCATTTGGAAAATCAGATACAGAAAGATCACAAAGCATAtaaaacaatgtgaaaactgttTTTTATTCTTGACTTGAGCAGTTACAACTTTAAAGGGAGCTATTAtctaaatatgtaattcaagCATAGTATAATTCACAATaacaatttaaacaaattaaagtCCATTAAAAAAGTAAGAGTAAAATTACCCTGTAAGAGGGCTGGAAATCCGGTGGAGCTCCTCCCTTCTCACCACCAAATTCACCTGGAGGACCACGAGGACCTCCACGGTACCCATCACGATCTCCAAACCTTGAAACTCCTTCAAAGCGAGGTGGGCCACTAGAAATTCAAacgattaaaaaatattaaacacaaCAGCTATATGTATGAACATATCAACTtacaaacaaaagcaaaaagagcTTCATAACATAATCCAGGAAAGCAAATAGAAATACAACTCAAtcaatagggaaaaaaaaatcaaaaccagcAAGCCCACtagaaatacaatttttttgtaatttgataCCAATAAAGCAAAGAACTTAAACAAACCCCCCCAACAAACCAAATCCAAATATGTAACATTATTAATTCTTATTCTCTCTGATgcttccttaaaaaaatgatgacaaaaatgaaaatttataatcACTGAATTCAATGGCTCTctatttttcacataaaaaatcaaaactaaatatCTACATCAAAATTGGAACAATAACCCACCAcagttttttgcttaaaaaattgaattgaggTTTTTGATTTCCTATTTAGCATttcaataaacaaaaacaacgaTAAGCACAgaagtcaaaattttctaaattattcATTAATCTTTCATTTTCCTCAGTTTCCTAAGTGACCCAATTCACAAAAACCgaacaataaaacaataaacTAAAATTGAGTAGAGAGATATACCTTGGAAGAGGTACTTATTGGACCTAGTGTGACCAGTGACGCGGACGCCACAGTGTTGACAAGTAGAATTAGAGCTGAATCGAGCACGTTTACTAGACACTAGCCTACTTAAACAAcctaaactaaaaaatttaatcagACTTTCTGCATCTTGATCAAGCAAAAGCCCTCAATCGAGAGGCCTGTTTTGAAAgaaactttcaagtttcaatcaATCGAGACTCGATTGAAAGGAGTTGAAAATCCAGAGActtccttctcttctcttgagtagATTCTTaaaacttgatcttgtaaaGTCATTTCACAGTTACAACTCAACCAAGATGACACTCATGCAGGCATAATTCGATAAGACACAGATTTTAAAGCTGTTTCAAACCACAGgcacattgaaaaaaaaaaataaaaaaaatctttaccaTGCAATGCAAGAAAAGTAGTATGAAATGCAGAAACCAAAATAACGCAAATTaatatttggtttatttttcttacacTGTTATTAAATTTGGAAACCGCATTCTccttcttgtttttgaattttttctatatTGGCTTGGGCTgtccacaaaacaaaaacaatgcacCAAAAccatcacacaaaaaaaaaaaattaaaaaataaaaataacataaacaatcaaaacaaaaacacaaggaAAGAAAGGCAAACCGATGAGGAAGAAATGGGCACGATGGAATTTCAATCGGGATTGAGATTGGACTtgggcatgggcatgggcatgggcTTGGGCTTGTGCTTGGGCTTTAACTTGGGCATTCTGGACAGCGACAGCTCCGCCGTCCGCCTCATCTGCCGCGCCCGACGTCGTTTCCAGACcttgcttttccttttcctcCGCCGccttctctcctctctcttccaAACCAAGGCTTTTCCGTCGAACCCAATTGGCAATTTGGATCTGGGTTTCGAAATGCAGAGGAGTTCGAAGTTGGACCAGCGCTTGTCGCGGACTAGAGCTTGGTCGTGGCGGCAATCGCCGTTGAGGACCTCGACGACGGTGTATTTGACGCGGTTTTCAAGGCCGAGGAGGAGGTCGATGTTGTGGAGGAAAAGgttagaaaggaagaaaaagaaaaagagagtaggttttttatttttttattttatttttatgttctaagttgataaaacgAGGTAGTTTTgtaggagagaaaaaaataaaatattaaaatgtttttagcaGAGTTCGAACCTGGGCAAGTATAGTCGCACGCGTGTCCAACCACTAGACTAATGGCACACATCATttgtgaaattcaatttacattttttttataagtattaatttactacAATATCAAAAACGTTATGGACCTTTTCTTGGTTTTAAAGGTagttgataaattttaaatttaagctcTTTTTAACTATTGTTATAGATGTGTAGTAAGTGGCTAacttttaagattaaaaaactaaatttatggattaaaaaaaattgataactgTTGAGCCTTTCCtttaacaccaaaaaaaaaaaaaaaacaaaaaaacaatgaGCCTTtgatcatatattaaaaaaaaaaatagttgcaaaattttaaatttaagcttttatttacttcttttatgaatgtgtagtaagtggctaaattttaggattaaaaaactacattttaggattaaacaaaaaatgataactgtcataaataaaataaaaaaaaaaaaaaaaaaaaaaaaaaaacaacaccaCCAACTAAAAATGTCAGCCTTTTActgtaaaaaataaactaaaaagatatagttgttaaattttaaatttaagcactttttaactttttgttatggaTTTGTAATATATGTCTAAATATTAGGATTAAAACActacattttaaataaaataaaattaaaaaaaaaatctacaacaacactcaaacaaaaacaaacgtAGATCTTGGATGCTGttcatttaacaaaaataaaagatccaaccattggatcacattttactgtaataaaaataaataaaaacgattaaaatttatacttgatataattctaaaaaatgttacaccaaccaataacttgttgttgaattcatattttgaaaatccaaccattggatcacattttttatatgttcttaacatgcatgctaattttcatgccaatcgggtgtaatttaccatttgatctttaaacacatcttttatgtgttattttaaacaacaaaaacttgaatttaaacaattgattgatgacatggctattaatctttgatcactttgaaattttttaagcatgaaaaatatatgaagataatgtaatctaacggtagactcttcaaaattcacatataattaagaaatatagggttgggtttaggttacacttgatgtaattctaaaaaatgtaacaccaaccaataacttgtttttgaattcatattttgaaaatccaaccattggatcacattttctatatgttcttaacatgcatgccaattttcatgccaatcggatgtaatttaccatttgatcttaaaactcatcttttatgcgtcatTTTAAACtccaaaaacttgaatttaaacaattgattgatgacatgactattaatctttgatcaccttgaaattttgtaagcatgaaaaatatatgaagataatgtaatttaatcgtagattttttaaaattcacatcgaattaagaaatataggattgggttcaagttacacttgatgtaactctaaaaaatgttacacaaactaataacttgttgttgaattcatattttgaaaatacaaccattggatcacattttctatatgttcttaacatgcatgccaattttcatgtcaatcggatgtaatttaccatttgattttaaaactcatcttttatgcgttattttaaactccaaaaacttgaatttaaacaattaattgatgacatgactattaatttttgatcaccttgaaattttttaagcatgaaaaatatatgaagaatatGTAATCTAACTGTAGATTCTTCAAAATTCATagcgaattaagaaatataagattgggCTTAAGTTATACTtgatataactctaaaaaatgttacaccaaccaataacttgctgttgaattcatattttgaaaatccaaccgttggatcacagtttctatatgttcttaacatgcatgtcaattttcatgccaatcggatgtaatttaccatttgatctttaaactcttttcatgcgttattttaaactacaaaaacttgaatttaaacaattgattgatgatatgactattaatctttgatcaccttgaaattttgtaagcaagaaaaatatatgaagacaatgtaatctaacgatagatttgtcaaaattcacattgaattaagaaatattgggttgggtttaatttacacttgatgtaactctaaaaaatgttacaccaaccaataacttattattgaattcatattttgaaaatccaaccgttggatcacattttctatatgttcttaacgtgcatgccaattttcatgccaatcggatgtaatttatcatttgatctttaaactcatcttttatgcgttattttacactacaaaaacttgaatttaaacaattgattgatgacatggttattaatttttgatcaccttgaaattttgtaagcaagaaaaatatatgaaaataatgtaatccaacggtagatttgtcaaaattcacattgaattaagaaatatagggttgggttcaagttacacttgttgtaactctaaaaaatattacaccaaccaataacttattgttgaattcatattttgaaaatacaatCGTTGGATCATATTTTCTAGATGTTTTTAACGtgcatgccaatcggatgtaatttaccgtTTGATccttaaactcatcttttatatgttattttaaactacaaaaacttgaatttaaataattgattgatgacatgattattaatttttgatcactttgaaattttgtaagcatgaaaaatatatgtagataatgtaatctaacggtagatttgtcaaaattcacatcgaattaagaaatatagggttgggttcaagttacacttgatgtaactctaaaaaatgtcacaccaaccaataacttatttttgaattcatattttgaaaatccaaccattggatcacattttctataggtttttaacatgcatgtcaattttcttgccaatcggatgtaatttactctttgatctttaaactcatcttttatgtgttattttaaactacgaaaacttgaatttaaacaattgattgatgacatgactattaatctttgatcaccttgaaaatttttaagtatgaaaaatatatgaagataatgtaatctaacggtagatttgtcaaaattcacatcaaattaagaactataaggttgggttcaagttacacttgatgtaactctaaaaaatgtcacacgaaccaataacttattgttgaattcatattttgaaaatccaaccattggatcacattttttatatgttcttaacatgcatgctaattttcatgccaatcgggtgtaatttactatttgatctttaaacacatcttttatgtgttattttaaacaacaaaaacttgaatttaaacaattgattgatgacatggctattaatctttgatcactttgaaattttttaagcatgaaaaatatatgaagataatgtaatctaacggtagactcttcaaaattcacatctaattaagaaatatagggttgggtttaggttacacttgatgtaattctaaaaaatgtaacaccaaccaataacttgttgttgaattcatattttgaaaatccaaccattggatcacattttctatatgttcttaacatgcatgccaattttcatgccaatcggatgtaatttaccatttgatcttaaaactcatcttttatgcgtcattttaaattccaaaaacttgaatttaaacaattgattgatgacatgactattaatctttgatcaccttgaaattttgtaagcatgaaaaatatatgaagataatgtaatttaatcgtagattttttaaaattcacatcgaattaagaaatataggattgggttcaagttacacttgatgtaactctaaaaaatgttacacaaactaataacttgttgttgaattcatattttgaaaatacaaccattggatcacattttctacatgttcttaacatgcatgccaattttcatgtcaatcggatgtaatttaccatttgatcttaaaactcatcttttatgcgttattttaaactccaaaaacttgaatttaaacaattaattgatgacatgactattaatttttgatcaccttgaaattttttaagcatgaaaaatatatgaagaatatGTAATCTAACTGTAGATTCTTCAAAATTCATagcgaattaagaaatataagattgggCTTAAGTTATACTtgatataactctaaaaaatgttacaccaaccaataacttgctgttgaattcatattttgaaaatccaaccgttggatcacagtttctatatgttcttaacatgcatgtcaattttcatgccaatcggatgtaatttaccatttgatctttaaactcttttcatgcgttattttaaactacaaaaacttgaatttaaacaattgattgatgatatgactattaatctttgatcaccttgaaattttgtaagcaagaaaaatatatgaagacaatgtaatctaacgatagatttgtcaaaattcacattgaattaagaaatattgggttgggtttaatttacacttgatgtaactctaaaaaatgttacaccaaccaataacttattattgaattcatattttgaaaatccaaccgttggatcacattttctatatgttcttaacgtgcatgccaattttcatgccaatcggatgtaatttatcatttgatctttaaactcatcttttatgcgttattttacactacaaaaacttgaatttaaacaattgattgatgacatggttattaatttttgatcaccttgaaattttgtaagcaagaaaaatatatgaagat encodes:
- the LOC115989117 gene encoding uncharacterized protein LOC115989117 isoform X2 yields the protein MRFPNLITVGPPRFEGVSRFGDRDGYRGGPRGPPGEFGGEKGGAPPDFQPSYRGLIIERIQAEPVEGKRKFIYLGDGAEIFFLGLGCASSELLICDKLSPFVSLSLLSLSLTSAKTKKAEGFIDTFLQL
- the LOC115989117 gene encoding uncharacterized protein LOC115989117 isoform X1 — protein: MRFPNLITVGPPRFEGVSRFGDRDGYRGGPRGPPGEFGGEKGGAPPDFQPSYRGLIIERIQAEPVEGKRKFIYLGDGAEIFFLGLGCASSELLICDKLSPFVSLSLLSLSLTSAKTKKHVLERGKPHERS